In Salinisphaera sp. T31B1, the following are encoded in one genomic region:
- a CDS encoding YigZ family protein codes for MRYPVPAASIDHPHVATLEVQKSRFIGWCASVDDAEQAQQLLTRARRRYPDASHHCSAFIAGAPGEDQAIGFADDGEPGGTAGRPMYQVLHGSGIGRIACVVIRYFGGIKLGTGGLARAYGQTVSEMLATLPRRQYIPRARRSLALTFADEQPARAWLAAHDGTIVDAAYHARGVTLAVDWPLDAGVELAELNTRLEGRIRIVGDDMHRPMSDGEAS; via the coding sequence ATGCGCTATCCCGTGCCGGCCGCGAGCATCGATCACCCCCATGTAGCAACGCTCGAGGTCCAGAAAAGCCGCTTCATCGGCTGGTGTGCGAGCGTCGACGACGCCGAGCAGGCACAACAGCTCCTGACCCGGGCGCGCCGACGATACCCCGACGCATCCCACCACTGCTCGGCGTTTATCGCCGGCGCACCGGGCGAGGATCAGGCCATCGGCTTTGCCGACGACGGCGAACCCGGTGGTACTGCCGGTCGCCCGATGTACCAGGTACTTCACGGCAGCGGTATCGGGCGTATCGCCTGCGTGGTCATTCGCTACTTCGGCGGCATCAAACTCGGCACCGGCGGCCTGGCCCGTGCCTACGGCCAGACGGTCAGCGAGATGCTCGCCACCCTGCCGAGACGGCAATACATCCCCCGCGCGCGCCGATCGCTGGCGCTGACCTTCGCCGATGAGCAGCCGGCCCGAGCCTGGCTGGCGGCCCACGACGGCACGATCGTGGACGCGGCTTACCACGCACGCGGCGTCACGCTGGCCGTCGACTGGCCGCTGGACGCCGGCGTCGAGCTGGCCGAACTCAACACGCGCCTTGAGGGCCGCATAAGGATCGTCGGCGACGATATGCATCGGCCCATGTCCGACGGCGAGGCTAGCTAA
- a CDS encoding xanthine dehydrogenase family protein subunit M, which yields MKPFDYVRPTSIEEAVAAARAPDAVYLAAGTNLLDLMKAGVTRPARVVDISYLPGLNAIERDPDGGVRIGALVTNADLAHDEAFADDFPAVAEALLSGASAQLRNAATVAGNLMQRTRCRYFYDTASACNKRTAGTGCDALGGHNDGHAVFGWSDACIATHPSDFCVPLVALDAVVEIAGENGRRDVALDEFHRLPGDTPDQETVLAPGELIVAVRLPAEAAGLRAHARYLKVRERTSYAFALVSAAAALAIDDDGTITDARIALGGVAPKPWRARTAEQGLIGCKADADAFAAAGRTAMAAARPSGDNAHKITLGARVVARVLARAAAGTPRELPALPASPFAIQAGELAHV from the coding sequence ATGAAGCCGTTCGATTATGTTCGTCCGACGTCCATCGAGGAGGCCGTGGCCGCTGCCCGTGCGCCGGATGCCGTGTATCTGGCGGCCGGCACCAACCTTCTGGATCTGATGAAGGCCGGCGTGACGCGCCCTGCGCGGGTGGTGGACATCAGTTATCTGCCGGGGCTGAATGCGATCGAGCGCGACCCGGACGGCGGTGTGCGTATCGGTGCGCTGGTGACCAACGCGGACCTCGCCCACGACGAGGCGTTTGCCGACGATTTTCCCGCCGTGGCCGAAGCGCTGCTTTCCGGTGCGTCGGCCCAGTTGCGCAACGCCGCCACGGTGGCCGGCAACCTGATGCAGCGCACGCGCTGTCGTTATTTCTATGACACGGCCAGCGCCTGCAACAAGCGCACGGCCGGTACTGGCTGTGATGCGCTCGGTGGCCACAACGATGGCCATGCCGTGTTCGGCTGGAGCGATGCCTGTATCGCGACTCATCCGTCGGATTTCTGCGTACCGTTGGTCGCACTCGATGCGGTGGTCGAGATCGCCGGCGAAAACGGTCGGCGCGATGTCGCTCTCGACGAGTTCCACCGACTGCCCGGTGACACGCCCGACCAGGAAACCGTGCTCGCCCCGGGCGAACTGATCGTGGCCGTGCGTCTGCCGGCCGAGGCCGCGGGCCTGCGAGCCCATGCGCGCTATCTGAAGGTGCGTGAGCGCACCTCCTATGCGTTCGCGCTGGTCTCCGCCGCGGCCGCATTGGCCATCGACGACGACGGCACGATCACCGATGCCCGGATCGCGCTCGGCGGTGTGGCGCCCAAGCCATGGCGGGCGCGGACGGCCGAACAAGGGCTGATCGGCTGCAAGGCCGACGCCGACGCATTCGCTGCAGCCGGCCGGACGGCAATGGCCGCTGCCAGGCCTTCGGGCGACAACGCCCACAAGATCACGCTGGGCGCGCGCGTCGTGGCCCGAGTGCTTGCGCGTGCGGCCGCCGGCACGCCCAGGGAGCTGCCGGCGCTGCCGGCTTCGCCGTTTGCCATTCAAGCCGGAGAGCTCGCCCATGTCTGA
- a CDS encoding (2Fe-2S)-binding protein, with protein sequence MALSIQITLNGKRVAVELDDVRVTLLDLLRERLELTGTKKGCDRGQCGACTVLVDGRRINACLALAASLDGASVETIEGVADGANLHPVQQAFIDHDGFQCGYCTPGQIMSAIGLLREARVHGDPERVREQMSGNLCRCGAYAGIVEAVLDAERATLGERKRGAA encoded by the coding sequence ATGGCCTTGTCGATCCAAATTACTCTCAACGGCAAACGCGTGGCCGTCGAGCTCGACGATGTACGCGTCACGCTGCTGGATCTGCTGCGAGAGCGGCTCGAACTGACCGGCACGAAGAAAGGCTGCGATCGTGGCCAGTGCGGTGCCTGTACGGTGCTTGTCGACGGGCGCCGTATCAATGCCTGTCTGGCGCTGGCGGCCAGCCTCGACGGGGCGAGCGTGGAGACCATCGAAGGCGTGGCCGACGGTGCGAACCTGCACCCGGTCCAGCAGGCGTTCATCGATCACGACGGCTTTCAGTGCGGCTACTGCACGCCGGGACAGATCATGAGCGCGATCGGCTTGTTGCGCGAAGCGCGCGTGCACGGCGACCCGGAGCGCGTGCGCGAACAGATGAGCGGAAATCTCTGCCGCTGCGGGGCGTATGCCGGCATCGTCGAGGCGGTGCTGGACGCCGAGCGTGCCACGCTCGGCGAGCGCAAGCGGGGTGCCGCATGA
- a CDS encoding lysozyme inhibitor LprI family protein, with amino-acid sequence MKYLFVALLCFASVAQAVDNPDRPDHLGAFHERMTPYEQRIRAAQTTADMSQASTDMASALDDELNTAYKRLMAELSPEQQSALRTAQRHWLAYRDAEFAFLNDVFTRESHGTSVVLTVGGARNALVYERAEELWSYLQQL; translated from the coding sequence ATGAAGTACCTGTTCGTCGCCCTGTTGTGTTTTGCCTCGGTCGCCCAGGCCGTGGACAACCCTGATCGGCCGGATCACCTCGGCGCGTTCCATGAACGCATGACGCCCTACGAGCAGCGTATCCGCGCTGCACAGACCACGGCCGACATGAGCCAGGCTTCCACCGATATGGCCAGTGCACTCGACGACGAGCTCAATACGGCCTACAAACGGCTCATGGCCGAGCTCTCGCCGGAACAGCAATCGGCGCTGCGCACCGCTCAGCGGCACTGGCTGGCTTATCGGGATGCCGAATTCGCGTTCCTCAACGATGTCTTCACCCGCGAGTCGCACGGCACCTCGGTGGTACTCACGGTCGGCGGTGCCCGCAACGCGCTCGTCTACGAGCGGGCCGAGGAACTGTGGTCGTATCTGCAGCAGCTGTGA
- a CDS encoding lipase, protein MRRSILSVLTAVLAIGLIPTPSRTAAAETVPAFPDEPPLHIRGAALDESLSCTPFVHEDRPPVLLVHGTTVTGTEEFSIFYAPQLARRGFDVCVVTYPDRGLGDQQISAEYIVHALRTIHAQTGRRVAMIGHSQGASMPRWALKYWPSARDAVADFVLLAGPNHGTSAPVTAVLPVTQGLGLFTSALGLFDGLTPAGLLQFERDANFTTAVNAGDETPGDIDYTSLYTRYDELVQPVSPVPTAALDFGQDNPRVANILLQDVCPGHLAEHFSIGTTDALAFALALDAISHPGPADVARAGGPSGLCGRLPIALGEYLNADTVTGLIDILTSTLSDPMLDLHLTADEPRLMDYARTDGPSRTSADAGRSDQAM, encoded by the coding sequence ATGCGCCGCTCTATTCTGTCTGTTCTGACGGCCGTCCTGGCGATCGGCCTCATCCCGACGCCCTCGCGCACGGCCGCGGCTGAGACCGTACCGGCCTTCCCCGACGAGCCGCCGTTGCACATTCGAGGCGCCGCACTGGACGAGTCGCTGTCCTGCACTCCGTTCGTGCATGAGGACCGCCCGCCGGTACTGCTCGTTCACGGCACCACGGTGACCGGCACCGAAGAGTTCTCGATCTTCTACGCACCACAGCTCGCACGGCGCGGCTTCGATGTCTGTGTGGTGACCTATCCGGATCGTGGTCTGGGCGATCAACAGATTTCGGCGGAATATATCGTGCACGCGCTGCGCACGATCCATGCGCAGACCGGCCGGCGCGTGGCGATGATCGGCCATAGCCAGGGCGCGTCCATGCCCCGTTGGGCCTTGAAATACTGGCCGTCAGCCCGCGATGCCGTGGCTGATTTCGTCCTGCTGGCCGGGCCCAATCACGGCACCAGCGCGCCGGTGACGGCGGTACTGCCGGTGACTCAGGGGCTGGGTCTGTTCACCTCGGCGCTGGGCCTGTTCGACGGGCTGACCCCGGCCGGGCTGCTCCAGTTCGAGCGGGACGCGAATTTCACCACCGCTGTGAACGCCGGTGACGAAACGCCGGGCGATATCGACTACACCAGCCTGTACACGCGCTACGACGAACTCGTACAGCCGGTCAGCCCGGTGCCGACCGCCGCGCTGGATTTCGGTCAGGACAATCCGCGGGTGGCCAACATCCTGCTGCAGGATGTCTGTCCCGGCCATCTCGCCGAACATTTTTCAATCGGTACGACCGATGCGCTGGCCTTCGCTCTGGCACTGGATGCCATCAGCCATCCCGGGCCTGCCGACGTCGCGCGCGCCGGCGGCCCGTCCGGCCTGTGCGGCCGCTTGCCGATTGCGCTGGGCGAATACCTGAACGCGGACACCGTCACCGGACTGATCGATATCCTGACAAGCACCCTGTCAGACCCCATGCTGGATCTGCACCTGACCGCCGATGAGCCACGCTTGATGGACTACGCCCGCACCGACGGCCCGAGCCGGACAAGCGCTGACGCCGGGCGGTCAGATCAAGCCATGTGA
- a CDS encoding xanthine dehydrogenase family protein molybdopterin-binding subunit produces the protein MSEFAPVTAPARQRRQASIGQPITRRDGVAKVTGSATYAADHHPGGMLHAVMAVSTIANGRVTGLDIDAAKAHPGVVEVMTPANRPSLAKDPDDRDNPFMFRLDVLQNDRVRYVHQPIAVVIAETFEAATEGAALLAPKYEKEPPRVGLDAGEAFVPESVGPGAPSETVVGDIEAGLTAAQRQIEATYETPAQYHNPMEPHAIVARWEGQRLVVDTPSQAMTIARGRLAGLFGIDADDILIRSPFLGGGFGCKGAMMSPQVLGILAARLVDRPVKLVPTRPQMYGPLGHRAPTRQTLRLGMDAAGKLTALAHHTRTSSSVFDEFFEPASNISHTLYASPAISTTHDAVRVHTGTPMFMRAPGEASGSIALESAIDEAAHACGMDPLAFRLANHADLEPISGKPFSSKRLYACYAQAAERFGWAARSLEAGSMRDDDGLRVGWGVGTATFPVVMFEAEARATIRADGTGVVETGAQDMGQGAWTALAQIAADSLHLALDETVFRAGTSDLPDGGVAGGSGHTATVGNAIDAAGRDAIAQLIERAVADDQSPLYGAAAEQVVARWGRLQMIDDGARGERYADILRRAGLREIVGHGRGRADADVAERYAMHAHGAVFAEVKIDPDLGQIRVTRLVGAFAAGRVINPRMVESQFFGAMIWGLGFALHEKADVDTRTGRIMNADLAEYHVPVNADIRSLEAMIVEEDDPHVNVLGIKGVGEIGVTGTAGAIANAVWHATGKRIRRFPIGIADVLDDEASAP, from the coding sequence ATGTCTGAGTTCGCCCCAGTCACTGCACCGGCGCGTCAGCGCCGCCAGGCCAGCATCGGCCAGCCGATCACGCGGCGCGACGGCGTCGCCAAGGTCACCGGCAGCGCCACCTACGCGGCCGACCACCATCCGGGCGGCATGCTGCATGCCGTGATGGCTGTCTCGACCATCGCCAACGGCCGCGTCACTGGCCTCGATATCGATGCGGCAAAGGCACATCCCGGCGTAGTCGAGGTCATGACGCCCGCCAATCGGCCGTCGCTGGCCAAGGATCCGGACGATCGCGACAACCCGTTCATGTTTCGCCTGGACGTGCTGCAGAACGATCGCGTGCGCTATGTGCATCAGCCGATCGCGGTGGTCATCGCCGAGACGTTCGAGGCCGCGACCGAGGGCGCCGCGCTGCTTGCACCCAAGTACGAAAAAGAGCCGCCGCGCGTCGGTCTGGACGCAGGAGAGGCGTTCGTGCCTGAATCCGTCGGCCCGGGCGCGCCGTCGGAAACCGTGGTCGGCGATATCGAGGCGGGTCTGACGGCTGCGCAACGCCAGATCGAGGCCACCTACGAGACGCCGGCCCAGTATCACAACCCCATGGAGCCGCATGCCATCGTGGCGCGCTGGGAAGGACAGCGGCTCGTCGTCGATACTCCGAGCCAGGCCATGACCATCGCGCGCGGGCGTCTGGCCGGGCTGTTCGGCATCGACGCCGACGACATCCTCATTCGCAGCCCATTCCTGGGCGGCGGCTTCGGCTGCAAGGGGGCGATGATGAGCCCGCAGGTGCTGGGGATCCTGGCGGCAAGACTGGTCGATCGCCCCGTCAAGCTGGTGCCCACGCGGCCCCAGATGTACGGTCCGCTCGGCCACCGCGCGCCCACGCGCCAGACGCTGCGCCTGGGCATGGACGCGGCCGGCAAGCTCACCGCCCTGGCGCATCACACGCGCACGAGTTCGAGCGTGTTCGACGAATTCTTCGAGCCGGCCTCGAACATCTCGCATACGCTGTACGCGAGTCCGGCGATTTCGACCACCCATGACGCAGTACGGGTGCATACGGGCACGCCGATGTTCATGCGCGCCCCCGGCGAGGCCAGTGGTTCGATCGCACTGGAGTCGGCGATCGACGAGGCTGCGCATGCCTGCGGCATGGACCCGCTCGCCTTCCGGTTGGCCAATCATGCCGACCTGGAGCCGATATCCGGCAAGCCGTTCTCGTCCAAACGGTTGTACGCCTGCTATGCCCAGGCCGCCGAACGCTTCGGCTGGGCGGCGCGCTCGCTGGAGGCCGGTTCGATGCGCGACGACGACGGCCTGCGTGTTGGCTGGGGCGTGGGCACGGCCACTTTCCCCGTCGTGATGTTCGAAGCCGAGGCGCGCGCGACCATTCGTGCCGATGGCACCGGGGTGGTCGAGACCGGCGCCCAGGACATGGGGCAGGGCGCATGGACGGCCCTGGCCCAGATCGCGGCCGATAGCCTGCATCTGGCGCTGGACGAAACCGTGTTTCGGGCCGGGACCTCCGACCTGCCCGACGGCGGCGTTGCCGGCGGCTCGGGGCATACCGCCACGGTCGGCAACGCCATCGACGCCGCCGGTCGCGATGCGATCGCCCAACTGATCGAGCGCGCCGTGGCCGACGACCAGTCGCCTCTGTACGGCGCGGCCGCCGAACAGGTGGTCGCACGCTGGGGCCGGTTGCAGATGATCGATGACGGGGCCCGGGGCGAGCGCTATGCCGATATTCTCCGGCGTGCCGGCCTGCGCGAGATCGTTGGCCATGGCCGTGGGCGAGCCGATGCCGATGTGGCCGAGCGCTACGCCATGCACGCACACGGCGCGGTGTTCGCCGAGGTCAAGATCGATCCCGACCTGGGCCAGATCCGGGTCACGCGCCTGGTGGGTGCGTTCGCAGCCGGGCGGGTCATCAATCCGCGTATGGTCGAAAGCCAGTTCTTTGGTGCCATGATCTGGGGGCTGGGTTTCGCGCTGCACGAAAAAGCCGATGTCGATACCCGTACGGGGCGCATCATGAATGCCGACCTGGCCGAATATCATGTACCGGTCAATGCCGATATCCGGTCGCTCGAGGCAATGATCGTCGAAGAGGACGATCCCCACGTGAACGTGCTCGGTATCAAGGGTGTGGGCGAGATCGGTGTGACCGGCACGGCCGGAGCCATCGCCAACGCCGTCTGGCATGCCACAGGCAAGCGCATCCGGCGTTTTCCCATCGGTATCGCCGACGTGCTTGATGACGAGGCGTCCGCACCGTGA
- a CDS encoding DUF3820 family protein — protein MNSQDLERLVTRTMPFGKYEGRVLADLPGHYLNWFAREGFPSGEIGRLLALMQHIDHNGLKPLLEPLRRR, from the coding sequence ATGAATTCGCAGGATCTGGAGCGGCTGGTGACACGAACCATGCCGTTCGGCAAGTACGAAGGTCGTGTGCTGGCCGATCTGCCAGGGCACTATCTGAACTGGTTCGCACGCGAAGGATTCCCAAGCGGCGAAATTGGCCGTCTGCTGGCGCTCATGCAGCATATCGATCACAACGGTCTCAAGCCGCTGTTGGAGCCGCTGCGCCGGCGCTGA
- a CDS encoding MFS transporter, which translates to MTPGRPLSFIALGLFGLYVVEFGVVGVLPSIVDRYDVSVDQADRVVGFFALIVAAAGPVMVVWLACLDRRRVLTGTLLVFSLCSLLSAWAPNYAVLMALRVPSALLHPVFFSVAFATAASLYPPERATHATTMAYIGTSMGLVLGVPLSTWIDARISYAAAFYFAAAVNLVAALGLWFMLPAAPGPGPTERAGALHVLRSNRVWLSIGATVAVFAAMFSVYSYAAAYLSEKTGLDGELISLLLVVFGIGGVAGNLLAGRWLSRRLVPTVLTYPVMLAFAYAVLAWFTSSSLWDMLPICLLWGAVHTSGLIVCQVWLISAAPDAPAFATSLFVSSANFGTVCGTTLSGRLIEWHGLDGTLWSGWLFAAIAVGLVLARSILPARYNTA; encoded by the coding sequence ATGACGCCGGGACGCCCTTTGTCGTTCATCGCACTCGGACTGTTCGGACTCTATGTCGTGGAGTTCGGTGTCGTGGGAGTATTGCCCTCCATCGTCGACCGCTACGACGTCAGCGTCGACCAGGCCGACCGCGTGGTGGGTTTCTTCGCGCTGATCGTGGCCGCCGCCGGACCTGTCATGGTGGTTTGGCTGGCTTGTCTTGATCGGCGTCGGGTGCTCACTGGCACCCTCCTGGTGTTCAGCCTCTGCAGTCTGCTGAGCGCATGGGCACCGAACTATGCCGTTCTCATGGCGCTGCGCGTGCCGTCGGCGCTGCTGCATCCGGTGTTCTTTTCGGTCGCGTTTGCCACGGCCGCTTCGCTGTACCCGCCCGAGCGCGCGACCCACGCAACGACCATGGCCTATATCGGCACCAGCATGGGCCTGGTGCTGGGGGTACCCTTGTCGACCTGGATCGATGCACGGATTTCCTATGCCGCGGCGTTCTATTTCGCCGCCGCGGTGAACCTGGTCGCTGCACTGGGCCTTTGGTTCATGCTGCCAGCTGCCCCCGGGCCCGGCCCCACCGAACGCGCCGGCGCGCTGCATGTCTTGCGCAGCAACCGTGTCTGGCTATCGATCGGCGCCACCGTGGCGGTGTTTGCAGCGATGTTCTCCGTATACAGCTACGCGGCCGCCTACCTGAGCGAAAAGACCGGGCTGGACGGTGAACTGATCAGCCTGCTGCTAGTAGTCTTCGGCATCGGCGGCGTCGCCGGCAATCTTCTGGCCGGGCGCTGGCTGAGCCGGCGGTTGGTCCCGACCGTGCTCACGTATCCGGTCATGCTCGCCTTCGCATACGCAGTGCTCGCGTGGTTCACCTCGAGTTCGCTGTGGGACATGCTGCCGATCTGCCTGCTGTGGGGCGCGGTTCATACCAGCGGGCTGATTGTCTGCCAGGTCTGGTTGATCTCGGCCGCCCCGGATGCGCCCGCGTTCGCCACCAGCCTGTTCGTGTCCTCGGCAAATTTCGGCACGGTCTGCGGCACTACCCTCAGCGGCCGCTTGATCGAATGGCACGGCCTGGATGGCACGCTTTGGAGCGGCTGGCTGTTCGCCGCGATCGCTGTCGGCCTGGTACTCGCCCGTAGCATCCTGCCCGCGCGCTACAACACCGCCTAG
- a CDS encoding LysR family transcriptional regulator, protein MDRINSLALFVQVADTRSFVAAGRHLALSASAVGKSVARLEKRLGVRLFHRSTRSMTLTAEGRLLLARSRRILAEAEAAEIELAQVRDAPRGRLRVSLPLMGSLVLPVLSDFMQAYPDIQLDLDFSDRMVDVIDEGFDVVLRVGRPVDSRLASRPLGEFAIRLVASPGYIERYGKPRQPSDLADHRCLHYRYPHSGKLEPWPLAEPAAVPVTMTCNNIETHPRLALDGLGIACLPDFVVRESLDRGSLRPMLPGRAGRTAMLHALRPAGRHPAPKVRVFVDYLRTQLGRVLDTGPIATG, encoded by the coding sequence ATGGACCGCATCAACTCACTCGCCCTGTTCGTGCAGGTTGCCGACACACGCAGCTTCGTTGCCGCCGGCCGTCACCTGGCACTGTCGGCATCCGCTGTGGGCAAGAGCGTGGCGCGACTGGAAAAGCGGCTCGGCGTGCGGTTGTTCCATCGCAGTACTCGCAGCATGACCCTCACCGCCGAAGGCAGGCTGCTTCTAGCGCGCAGCCGCCGCATACTGGCCGAAGCCGAGGCCGCGGAAATCGAACTCGCGCAGGTGCGGGACGCGCCACGCGGCCGGCTGCGGGTGAGTCTGCCGTTGATGGGCTCGCTCGTGCTGCCGGTCCTGTCGGATTTCATGCAGGCCTACCCGGATATCCAGCTCGATCTGGATTTCTCGGATCGCATGGTCGACGTCATCGACGAGGGCTTCGATGTGGTTCTGCGGGTCGGCCGACCGGTGGATTCGCGGCTGGCGAGCCGCCCGCTGGGCGAGTTCGCGATCCGGCTGGTGGCTTCGCCGGGCTATATCGAACGGTACGGTAAGCCTCGGCAGCCGAGCGATCTGGCGGATCACCGCTGTCTGCACTATCGCTACCCGCATTCCGGCAAGCTCGAGCCTTGGCCGCTGGCCGAGCCGGCGGCCGTGCCGGTCACGATGACCTGCAACAATATCGAGACGCATCCGCGGTTGGCGCTCGACGGGCTGGGCATCGCCTGCCTGCCGGATTTCGTGGTGCGCGAATCGCTCGACCGCGGCAGCTTGCGACCGATGCTGCCCGGCCGGGCCGGACGTACCGCCATGCTGCATGCGCTCAGGCCGGCCGGGCGACATCCGGCGCCGAAGGTTCGTGTGTTTGTCGACTATCTCCGTACGCAACTCGGCCGTGTTCTGGATACGGGCCCGATTGCCACGGGGTAA
- the def gene encoding peptide deformylase yields the protein MAILKIARMGHPVLRRIAEPVEDPSAPEIQRLLADMADTLADAQGVGLAAPQVFVSRAVMMFFVPASRVEDGAGDDVPLTVLINPEIEPLDCDEVGGWEGCLSIPGLQGYVPRWARIRYRGLGASGQRIEREAGGFHARVVQHEYDHLQGILYPERMTDMTRLAFSEELQRHPPDDDTRA from the coding sequence ATGGCAATACTCAAGATCGCACGCATGGGGCACCCGGTACTGCGCCGTATCGCCGAACCGGTCGAAGACCCGAGCGCACCGGAGATACAGCGCCTGCTTGCAGACATGGCCGATACCCTGGCCGATGCCCAGGGCGTGGGGCTGGCCGCACCCCAGGTCTTTGTCAGTCGCGCGGTGATGATGTTCTTCGTACCGGCGAGCCGTGTCGAAGACGGCGCCGGGGACGACGTCCCCCTGACGGTGCTGATCAACCCCGAAATCGAGCCGCTCGACTGCGACGAGGTCGGCGGCTGGGAAGGCTGTCTGTCGATTCCGGGGCTTCAGGGCTATGTTCCGCGCTGGGCGCGTATCCGCTATCGCGGGCTCGGCGCCAGCGGCCAGCGGATCGAGCGCGAGGCCGGCGGCTTTCATGCCCGGGTGGTCCAGCATGAATACGATCATCTGCAGGGCATTCTGTACCCCGAACGCATGACCGACATGACCCGGTTGGCGTTCAGTGAGGAACTGCAGCGCCACCCGCCGGACGACGATACCCGCGCCTAG
- a CDS encoding PEP-CTERM sorting domain-containing protein, which produces MQFKTIAVTSAAALAFGASLSASAAVVNFDQSEAQSPEGSVSYDGNGGALVGSGISFGEISLNGATAPQGNQGTLTCSGCMIDFQTGNNLSEGTENNIWTFAGGGNLTLSGSAIDSNGNEVASGNLFSGSFDGGADAAPQLVTGNGQDSLTATLSGSDEFNADLARYFGLSEDTSFDFTNTVIALGNASFGADGSFDSGQLQNADVTVESSQAVPEPSEMGMFAAGLALVIGALGFRRRQNADAV; this is translated from the coding sequence ATGCAGTTCAAGACAATCGCCGTGACCTCGGCCGCCGCCCTCGCCTTTGGCGCGAGCCTTTCCGCTTCGGCGGCCGTGGTCAATTTCGACCAGTCCGAGGCCCAGTCGCCGGAAGGTTCGGTCAGCTATGACGGCAACGGCGGCGCGCTCGTGGGTTCCGGTATTTCCTTCGGCGAGATCAGCCTCAACGGGGCCACCGCCCCGCAAGGCAACCAAGGCACCCTGACCTGCTCGGGCTGCATGATCGATTTCCAGACCGGCAACAACCTCAGCGAAGGCACGGAAAACAACATCTGGACCTTCGCCGGCGGCGGCAACCTGACGCTCAGCGGTTCGGCCATCGACAGCAACGGCAACGAAGTGGCCAGTGGCAACCTGTTCAGCGGCAGCTTCGACGGCGGCGCCGATGCAGCCCCGCAGCTGGTCACCGGCAATGGCCAGGACAGTCTGACCGCCACGCTTTCGGGCAGCGACGAGTTCAACGCCGACCTGGCGCGCTACTTCGGCCTATCCGAAGACACCAGCTTCGATTTCACCAACACCGTGATCGCGCTGGGTAACGCCAGCTTCGGCGCCGATGGCAGCTTCGACAGCGGCCAGCTGCAGAACGCCGACGTCACCGTGGAATCCAGCCAGGCCGTACCGGAACCCTCCGAGATGGGCATGTTCGCGGCCGGCCTCGCGCTGGTGATCGGCGCCCTGGGCTTCCGTCGTCGTCAGAACGCCGACGCGGTCTAA
- a CDS encoding MBL fold metallo-hydrolase, producing the protein MSFLKEPEPQRGVLHPALPGIARVVAANPSVMTYHGTNTWLVEHPVHGMTVIDPGPEDDTHVEDIVAALAGRPLARILLTHAHSDHSGAVAGLRQRTGAPCLGFAQACIEDFVCDQALADGDTVAGFQALHTPGHASDHLCFSYAVEGTGPVLFSGDHVMSWSSSIVNPPDGDMLAYYRSLERVLARTQDVLYLPGHGPLLERPQELAASLLAYRQKREASILDQLEAGYSEIPAIAESLYAKTDPLLKKAARRNVLAHLLKLEAEGRARRDGDRWALVAADRRTA; encoded by the coding sequence ATGTCTTTTCTCAAAGAGCCCGAACCGCAGCGTGGCGTGCTGCATCCTGCGCTGCCGGGCATTGCCCGCGTGGTCGCGGCCAATCCCAGCGTGATGACCTATCACGGCACCAACACATGGTTGGTGGAACATCCGGTGCACGGGATGACGGTCATCGATCCGGGCCCTGAGGACGATACCCATGTCGAGGATATCGTCGCCGCACTGGCCGGGCGTCCGCTGGCGCGGATCCTGCTGACCCACGCACACAGCGACCACTCCGGCGCGGTGGCCGGGCTCAGGCAGCGCACGGGCGCGCCGTGCCTGGGATTTGCCCAGGCCTGTATCGAGGATTTCGTCTGCGATCAGGCGTTGGCGGACGGCGACACGGTGGCCGGTTTTCAGGCGCTGCATACGCCCGGGCATGCCTCGGATCACCTGTGTTTCAGCTACGCGGTCGAAGGCACCGGGCCGGTCCTGTTCTCGGGCGATCACGTGATGAGTTGGTCGTCGTCGATCGTCAACCCGCCCGACGGCGACATGCTCGCCTATTACCGTTCGCTCGAGCGTGTCCTGGCGCGGACACAGGACGTGCTGTATCTGCCCGGCCATGGCCCGCTGCTGGAGCGGCCACAGGAGCTCGCGGCGTCGCTGCTGGCCTATCGCCAGAAGCGCGAGGCGTCCATTCTGGATCAGCTCGAGGCCGGTTACTCGGAGATACCGGCGATCGCCGAATCGCTGTATGCCAAGACCGACCCGCTGCTCAAGAAAGCCGCCCGCCGCAACGTGCTCGCCCACCTGCTCAAGCTCGAAGCCGAAGGCCGGGCGCGTCGCGACGGCGACCGCTGGGCGTTGGTGGCAGCGGACCGACGTACCGCCTGA